A window of the Thalassospira indica genome harbors these coding sequences:
- the argC gene encoding N-acetyl-gamma-glutamyl-phosphate reductase, with translation MSDVKVKVGILGASGYTGAELVRILAHHEASEITLLTADRRAGRPFGEVFPHLAHIKLPTMISIAEADWSTVDLIFCALPHGTTQEVIAGLPDRVKVVDLSADFRLFDPATYKEWYGAEHAAQDLQKEVVYGLTELHREKIKKARVVANPGCYPTPVQLALTPLLEGKLVHAEDIIIDAKSGVTGAGRSPKEGTLYAEVTEGIHAYGTGGHRHAPEIEQGLAWACGSDVVVNFSPHLMPMSRGILESIYVKMTNGTTAEDIQAALEKRFADEPFVRVLPFGVTPQTRHVRGSNYVLMGVVKDRVQGRVIIVAVEDNLVKGASGQAVQNMNVMLGLPETMGLEIEPLFP, from the coding sequence ATGAGCGACGTTAAGGTCAAAGTCGGAATTCTCGGTGCCAGTGGCTATACCGGGGCGGAACTGGTTCGCATTCTTGCGCATCACGAAGCTTCGGAAATTACCCTGTTGACCGCAGACCGACGCGCCGGACGCCCGTTCGGGGAAGTTTTCCCCCATCTTGCTCATATTAAACTGCCGACCATGATCTCGATAGCCGAGGCTGACTGGTCGACCGTCGATCTGATTTTCTGTGCGCTGCCGCATGGCACGACGCAGGAAGTCATTGCCGGTCTGCCTGATCGCGTAAAGGTCGTCGATCTTTCGGCCGACTTCCGCCTGTTTGATCCGGCGACCTACAAGGAATGGTATGGCGCGGAACATGCTGCACAGGACCTTCAGAAAGAAGTCGTTTATGGCTTGACCGAACTGCATCGAGAAAAGATCAAAAAGGCACGTGTTGTCGCCAATCCGGGCTGTTATCCGACACCGGTCCAGCTTGCACTGACGCCGCTTCTGGAAGGCAAGCTGGTGCATGCTGAGGACATCATCATTGATGCCAAATCCGGTGTAACCGGGGCAGGGCGTTCGCCGAAAGAAGGCACGTTGTATGCCGAAGTGACCGAAGGCATTCATGCCTATGGCACCGGCGGGCATCGCCACGCGCCAGAAATCGAGCAGGGCCTTGCTTGGGCTTGCGGCAGTGATGTTGTGGTGAACTTTTCCCCGCACCTGATGCCGATGAGCCGCGGTATTCTTGAAAGCATCTACGTCAAAATGACCAACGGCACCACGGCCGAGGACATTCAGGCCGCCCTTGAAAAGCGGTTCGCCGATGAGCCGTTTGTGCGTGTTCTGCCATTCGGTGTCACGCCGCAGACCCGCCATGTGCGTGGGTCTAACTATGTGTTGATGGGGGTCGTCAAGGACCGTGTGCAGGGCCGTGTGATTATTGTTGCGGTCGAAGACAACCTGGTCAAAGGTGCATCCGGTCAGGCGGTTCAGAACATGAACGTTATGCTGGGCCTGCCCGAAACCATGGGCCTTGAGATCGAGCCGCTGTTCCCGTAA
- a CDS encoding gamma carbonic anhydrase family protein — protein MRLSYRGVKPTIDETAFIAPNATIIGDVEIEAETGIWFGCVIRGDVHEIRIGSRTNIQDLTMVHVAKGKFGTYIGDDVTIGHSAIIHACTLEDRSFVGMGATVMDGCVIEQGGMLGANALLAPGKRIPAGELWAGVPARKVRDLTQEEIEFFKVSADRYADLAQEYVKSIPEDLA, from the coding sequence ATGCGTTTGTCCTATCGCGGGGTAAAGCCCACCATTGATGAAACCGCCTTCATTGCCCCCAATGCGACGATCATTGGTGATGTTGAAATCGAGGCTGAGACCGGCATCTGGTTTGGCTGTGTTATTCGTGGCGATGTGCATGAAATCCGCATTGGGTCGCGCACCAATATTCAGGACCTGACCATGGTGCATGTCGCCAAGGGCAAGTTCGGCACCTATATCGGCGATGACGTCACCATTGGGCATTCGGCGATCATTCATGCCTGCACGCTTGAAGATCGAAGCTTTGTCGGCATGGGTGCGACCGTGATGGATGGTTGTGTAATTGAGCAGGGCGGGATGCTGGGTGCCAATGCGCTTTTGGCACCGGGAAAACGCATTCCAGCTGGCGAGCTTTGGGCCGGGGTACCAGCACGCAAGGTGCGGGATCTGACGCAGGAAGAAATCGAGTTCTTCAAGGTGTCGGCTGATCGCTATGCCGATCTGGCGCAGGAATATGTCAAATCAATCCCCGAGGACCTGGCATAA
- a CDS encoding cytochrome-c peroxidase — protein sequence MPHSLRSSLHLTSVLALMGCFAGSPAFAEEASAMLHRLADTGHRNTASVSEVATATEAQSPFENLADLGEALYFDTNLSSNRTMSCATCHDPSTGFRDPRGDVASGAFSLGDDGESLGDRNAPTASYAKFSPPFHVREDGVAVGGQFWDGRAMDLAEQAGGPPLNPIEMGMPDKASVVARLREDDDYVAGFKALFGNDIWSDADDAYGAMTKAIAAFEEGDEFAPFDSKYDRFLRGEYKMTPEEELGRVLFFSQQFTNCNTCHMLKTSPTAEGETFTNYEFHNIGVPRNVATRAAVRKDVEFTDNGLLDNAAIDDPVYRGKYKTPSLRNVAVTGPYMHNGVFADLETVVRFYNKYNSKAEINQTNPETGKPWGEPEVAETISLKELEQGDALDEKRIDAIVAFLKTLTDARYEPLLEQHQAAKAN from the coding sequence ATGCCCCACAGTCTTCGTTCGTCACTGCATCTAACCTCCGTTCTCGCCCTAATGGGCTGCTTTGCAGGCAGTCCCGCCTTTGCGGAAGAGGCGTCGGCGATGCTGCATCGGCTTGCCGATACGGGACATCGCAACACGGCGAGTGTGTCGGAAGTTGCGACGGCCACAGAGGCGCAGTCACCCTTTGAAAATCTGGCGGACCTCGGCGAGGCACTTTATTTCGATACCAACCTTTCATCCAATCGCACCATGTCCTGCGCCACCTGCCACGATCCATCAACAGGGTTCCGTGATCCGCGGGGCGATGTCGCAAGCGGGGCGTTTTCATTGGGCGATGATGGCGAAAGTCTTGGCGATCGTAATGCACCAACAGCAAGCTACGCCAAATTCTCCCCGCCATTTCATGTGCGCGAAGATGGTGTCGCGGTCGGAGGCCAGTTCTGGGATGGACGGGCGATGGATCTGGCTGAGCAGGCCGGTGGTCCGCCGCTGAACCCGATTGAGATGGGGATGCCGGACAAGGCCAGTGTGGTTGCGCGTCTGCGCGAAGACGACGATTATGTTGCAGGCTTCAAGGCGTTGTTTGGCAATGATATCTGGTCGGATGCGGATGATGCATATGGCGCAATGACCAAGGCAATTGCCGCCTTTGAAGAGGGTGATGAGTTCGCACCGTTCGATAGCAAATATGACCGGTTCCTGCGCGGCGAATACAAAATGACGCCAGAGGAAGAATTGGGGCGTGTCCTGTTCTTTTCGCAACAATTCACCAATTGCAATACCTGCCACATGCTGAAAACCAGCCCGACAGCCGAAGGCGAAACTTTCACCAATTACGAATTCCACAATATCGGCGTGCCGCGCAATGTTGCGACGCGCGCTGCTGTCCGTAAGGATGTAGAATTTACCGATAACGGGTTGCTCGATAACGCCGCCATCGACGATCCGGTCTATCGCGGCAAATACAAAACCCCGTCACTGCGCAATGTGGCGGTGACAGGGCCCTATATGCATAACGGGGTCTTTGCCGATCTTGAGACGGTGGTTCGGTTCTATAACAAATATAACAGCAAGGCAGAGATCAATCAGACCAACCCGGAAACCGGTAAGCCGTGGGGCGAACCGGAAGTGGCCGAAACCATTTCGCTTAAAGAGCTTGAGCAGGGCGATGCCCTTGATGAAAAGCGCATCGATGCCATTGTGGCCTTCCTCAAGACATTGACCGACGCGCGCTATGAACCGCTTTTGGAACAGCATCAGGCGGCCAAAGCAAACTAG
- a CDS encoding NAD(P)-dependent oxidoreductase, giving the protein MMAHTIGFLGAGRMASAMIKRLLSKGYDVKVWNRNKAKLEPLVTLGAVACDTPAMAAKDVDTVISFMSDDAAARSVWLGDDGALAAMRKDSIAIECSTLSHGFVLELSKTIEAAGVRYVDSPVTGIPADVEAGNTIFLIGAAPETLDRITPILNDTGKKTIHFGPIGSGTVYKLMHNLLGAVHIAAAAELVAVAQKAGLDGQTVADTFAIGANASGSGLMTVPGMVSGNHHENIHFTNVLRAKDASYALALVKDLGMATPVGQSAYEVFEKATKSGLGDLAQSAVIETLKA; this is encoded by the coding sequence ATGATGGCCCACACAATCGGCTTTCTTGGCGCTGGCCGCATGGCATCGGCGATGATCAAACGCCTGCTTTCAAAGGGGTATGACGTCAAGGTCTGGAACAGAAACAAAGCCAAGCTTGAACCGCTTGTTACCCTTGGCGCGGTCGCCTGCGACACACCGGCAATGGCCGCCAAAGATGTCGATACCGTGATTTCATTTATGTCTGATGACGCAGCAGCACGATCTGTTTGGCTGGGCGATGATGGTGCGCTTGCCGCCATGCGAAAAGACAGCATTGCGATTGAATGCTCCACCCTGTCACACGGCTTTGTGCTTGAGCTTTCAAAAACAATCGAGGCCGCTGGTGTTCGATATGTTGATAGCCCGGTAACGGGCATTCCCGCCGATGTTGAAGCCGGCAACACCATCTTTTTGATCGGGGCCGCGCCTGAAACCCTTGATCGCATCACCCCGATCCTCAATGACACCGGCAAAAAGACCATTCATTTCGGCCCGATCGGGTCTGGCACGGTTTACAAGCTGATGCACAACTTGCTCGGCGCTGTTCATATCGCCGCTGCTGCCGAATTGGTTGCGGTCGCGCAAAAGGCAGGGCTTGATGGTCAAACCGTTGCCGATACCTTTGCCATCGGTGCAAATGCCAGTGGGTCCGGCCTTATGACGGTTCCTGGCATGGTCAGCGGCAATCATCACGAAAACATCCACTTCACCAATGTCTTGCGCGCCAAGGATGCATCCTATGCCCTTGCGCTTGTCAAGGACCTCGGCATGGCGACACCCGTTGGGCAAAGTGCCTATGAAGTCTTTGAAAAGGCGACAAAATCCGGCCTTGGCGATCTGGCACAGAGTGCGGTGATTGAAACGCTGAAAGCCTAG